A DNA window from Leopardus geoffroyi isolate Oge1 chromosome A1, O.geoffroyi_Oge1_pat1.0, whole genome shotgun sequence contains the following coding sequences:
- the TERT gene encoding telomerase reverse transcriptase isoform X4, whose amino-acid sequence MPRAPRCRAVRALLRGRYREVLPLATFMRRLGPQGRRLVRRGDPAAFRALVAQCLVCVPWDARPAPVGPSFRQVSCLKELVARVVQRLCERGARNVLAFGFALLDGARGGPPVAFTTSVRSYLPNTVTETLRGSGAWGLLLRRVGDDVLAHLLTRCALYLLVAPSCAYQVCGPPLYDLCAPAATRPLATSGHRPGTRMDLRPTRQARNAGARRRRGGGGSSPPLAKRPRHDVTPEPERGPDRPSSRAPPGRAHGLSGGEPGAVTSARAAAEANSGEGGPPGTRLTSAGAQLSRPQGVPLSHLSHPETKHFLYCPGGKERLRPSFLLSALQPSLTGARTLLEAIFLGSKSPRPGAARRTRRLPARYWRMRPLFRELLANHARCPYDALLRTHCPLRAPAPAEGSSDRAGGGAGGCALGRPPGAPGGLLQLLRQHSSPWQVYAFLRACLCRLVPAGLWGSGHNRRRFLRNVKKFVSLGKHAKLSLQELTWKMRVRDCAWLRGSPGARCVPAAEHRRREEVLAKLLCWLMGTYVVELLKSFFYVTETTFQKNRLFFYRKTIWSQLQSIGIRQHFNSVHLRELSEAEVRRHQEARPTLLTSKLRFLPKPSGLRPIVNMDYVVGARTFRRDKKVRHLTSQVKNLFSVLNYERARRPSLLGASVLGMDDIHRVWRSFVLRVRAQDPVPQLYFVKVDVTGAYDALPQDKLVEVIANVIRPQESTYCVRQYAVVQRTAQGHVRKSFKRHVSTFVDLQPYMRQFVEHLQETSSLRDAVVIEQSSSLNETGHSLFHLFLRLVHNHVIRIGGKSYVQCQGIPQGSILSTLLCSLCYGDMESRLFSGIQRDGTLISGVPEYGCTANLQKTAVNFPVDTGAPGSAAPLQLPAHCLFPWCGLLLDTRTLEVFCDYSSYAQTSIRSSLTFSQGTRPGRNMRRKLLAVMRLKCCAVFLDLQVNSIHTVYTNIYKIFLLQAYRFHACVLQFPFNQPVRKNPSFFLRVIADTASRCYSLLKAKNTGLSLGAKGASGPFPSEAARWLCLHAFLLKLARHSGTYRCLLGPLRAAKAQLRRQLPRATLDALEAAASPGLPADFRTILD is encoded by the exons ATGCCGCGCGCGCCCAGGTGCAGAGCGGTGCGCGCCCTGCTGCGTGGCCGCTACCGCGAGGTGCTGCCCTTGGCTACCTTCATGCGGCGCCTGGGGCCCCAAGGCCGGCGGCTCGTGCGGCGCGGGGACCCAGCGGCCTTCCGCGCGCTGGTGGCCCAGTGCCTGGTGTGCGTGCCCTGGGACGCGCGGCCGGCCCCCGTCGGCCCGTCCTTCCGCCAG GTGTCCTGCCTCAAGGAGCTGGTGGCCAGGGTGGTGCAGAGGCTCTGCGAACGCGGCGCCAGGAACGTGCTGGCGTTCGGCTTCGCCCTGCTGGACGGGGCCCGCGGCGGGCCGCCAGTGGCCTTCACGACCAGCGTGCGCAGCTACCTGCCCAACACGGTAACCGAGACCCTGCGCGGCAGCGGCGCCTGGGGGCTGCTGCTGCGCCGTGTGGGCGACGATGTGCTCGCCCACCTGCTGACGCGCTGCGCGCTCTACCTTCTGGTGGCCCCGAGTTGCGCCTATCAGGTGTGCGGGCCGCCGCTCTACGACCTCTGTGCACCTGCCGCCACTCGGCCCCTCGCCACCTCCGGCCACCGGCCTGGGACCCGGATGGACCTCAGACCCACGCGCCAGGCCCGAAACGCGGGCGCGAGGCGGCGTCGGGGCGGCGGCGGGAGCAGCCCGCCTCTAGCCAAGAGGCCCAGGCACGACGTGACCCCAGAGCCGGAGCGGGGGCCAGACAGGCCGTCTTCCCGGGCCCCCCCGGGCAGGGCCCACGGGCTGAGTGGCGGCGAACCTGGCGCAGTGACATCTGCCAGGGCCGCCGCGGAGGCCAACTCCGGGGAGGGAGGGCCCCCTGGGACTCGGCTCACCTCCGCAGGCGCACAGCTGTCTCGGCCCCAGGGCGTGCCCCTATCACACCTATCACACCCTGAGACCAAGCACTTCCTCTACTGCCCGGGAGGCAAGGAGCGGCTGCgcccctccttcctgctcagTGCCCTGCAGCCTAGCCTGACAGGGGCCCGGACGCTCCTGGAGGCCATCTTTCTGGGCTCTAAGTCTCCGCGGCCAGGGGCTGCCCGCAGGACTCGCCGCCTGCCCGCGCGCTACTGGCGGATGCGGCCCCTGTTCCGAGAGCTGCTTGCCAACCACGCCCGGTGCCCCTACGACGCGCTCCTCAGGACGCACTGCCCGCTTCGAGCCCCCGCCCCTGCGGAGGGGTCTAGCGACCGGGCCGGCGGGGGGGCGGGCGGCTGCGCCCTGGGGCGGCCCCCGGGAGCCCCCGGAGGCCTGCTCCAGCTTCTGCGGCAGCACAGCAGCCCCTGGCAGGTGTACGCTTTCCTGCGGGCCTGCCTGTGCAGGCTCGTGCCCGCTGGACTCTGGGGCTCCGGGCACAACCGGCGCCGCTTCTTGAGGAACGTGAAGAAGTTCGTCTCCCTGGGGAAGCACGCCAAGCTCTCGCTGCAGGAGCTGACCTGGAAGATGCGGGTGCGGGACTGTGCCTGGCTGCGCGGGAGCCCAG GGGCCCGCTGTGTCCCAGCTGCCGAACACCGCCGCAGAGAGGAGGTCCTGGCCAAGCTCCTGTGCTGGTTGATGGGCACGTACGTGGTTGAGCTGCTCAAGTCCTTTTTCTACGTCACGGAAACCACGTTTCAGAAGAACCGGCTGTTCTTCTACCGGAAGACGATCTGGAGCCAGTTGCAGAGCATAGGAATCAG ACAACACTTCAATAGTGTGCATCTTCGAGAACTGTCAGAAGCAGAGGTCAGGAGACACCAGGAAGCCAGACCCACTCTGCTGACATCCAAACTCCGCTTCCTCCCCAAGCCCAGTGGGCTTCGGCCAATCGTGAACATGGACTACGTTGTGGGAGCCAGAACGTTCCGCAGAGACAAGAAG GTCCGGCACCTCACCTCGCAAGTGAAGAACCTGTTCAGTGTGCTGAACTACGAGCGGGCCCGGCGGCCCAGCCTCCTAGGggcctctgtgctgggcatggacgACATCCACAGGGTCTGGCGTAGCTTCGTGCTGCGCGTGCGGGCTCAGGACCCAGTGCCCCAGCTGTACTTTGTCAAG GTGGACGTGACAGGGGCCTACGATGCCCTCCCTCAGGACAAGCTGGTGGAGGTGATTGCCAACGTGATCAGGCCTCAAGAAAGCACCTACTGCGTGCGCCAGTATGCAGTGGTCCAGAGAACCGCCCAGGGGCACGTCCGCAAGTCCTTCAAAAGACAC GTGTCCACCTTCGTGGACCTCCAGCCTTACATGAGACAGTTCGTGGAGCATCTACAGGAGACAAGCTCCCTGAGGGATGCCGTGGTCATCGAGCAG AGCTCCTCTCTGAACGAGACTGGCCACAGCCTTTTCCACCTCTTCCTGCGCCTGGTACACAACCACGTCATCAGGATCGGGGGCAA GTCCTACGTGCAGTGTCAGGGGATCCCCCAGGGCTCCATCCTGTCCACTCTGCTCTGCAGCCTGTGCTACGGGGACATGGAGAGCAGGCTGTTTTCCGGGATCCAGCGGGACGG GACCCTGATCAGCGGTGTTCCTGAGTATGGCTGCACAGCCAACTTGCAGAAGACAGCAGTGAACTTCCCCGTGGACACCGGCGCCCCGGGCAGTGCGGCCCCCCTCCAGCTGCCCGCCCACTGCCTGTTCCCCTGGTGCGGTTTGCTGCTGGACACGCGGACCCTGGAGGTGTTCTGCGACTACTCCAG TTACGCCCAGACCTCCATTCGCTCGAGCCTGACCTTCAGCCAGGGCACCAGGCCCGGGAGGAACATGCGTCGCAAGCTGCTTGCGGTCATGCGGCTGAAGTGCTGCGCTGTGTTTCTGGATCTGCAG GTAAACAGCATCCACACGGTTTATACAAACATTTACAAGATTTTCTTGCTGCAGGCCTACAG GTTCCACGCGTGCGTGCTCCAGTTTCCGTTCAACCAGCCGGTGAGGAAGAACCCCTCCTTTTTCCTCCGTGTCATCGCGGACACCGCGTCGCGCTGCTACTCCCTCCTGAAAGCCAAGAACACAG ggctgtCCCTAGGGGCCAAGGGCGCCTCCGGCCCGTTTCCTTCCGAGGCCGCCCGGTGGCTCTGCCTGCACGCCTTCCTGCTCAAGCTGGCTCGTCACAGCGGCACCTACAGGTGTCTTCTGGGACCGCTCCGGGCAG CCAAAGCACAGCTGCGTCGGCAGCTCCCGAGGGCCACCCTGGATGCCCTGGAGGCAGCAGCCTCCCCGGGCCTGCCCGCAGACTTCAGGACCATCTTGGACTGA
- the TERT gene encoding telomerase reverse transcriptase isoform X3, which translates to MPRAPRCRAVRALLRGRYREVLPLATFMRRLGPQGRRLVRRGDPAAFRALVAQCLVCVPWDARPAPVGPSFRQVSCLKELVARVVQRLCERGARNVLAFGFALLDGARGGPPVAFTTSVRSYLPNTVTETLRGSGAWGLLLRRVGDDVLAHLLTRCALYLLVAPSCAYQVCGPPLYDLCAPAATRPLATSGHRPGTRMDLRPTRQARNAGARRRRGGGGSSPPLAKRPRHDVTPEPERGPDRPSSRAPPGRAHGLSGGEPGAVTSARAAAEANSGEGGPPGTRLTSAGAQLSRPQGVPLSHLSHPETKHFLYCPGGKERLRPSFLLSALQPSLTGARTLLEAIFLGSKSPRPGAARRTRRLPARYWRMRPLFRELLANHARCPYDALLRTHCPLRAPAPAEGSSDRAGGGAGGCALGRPPGAPGGLLQLLRQHSSPWQVYAFLRACLCRLVPAGLWGSGHNRRRFLRNVKKFVSLGKHAKLSLQELTWKMRVRDCAWLRGSPGARCVPAAEHRRREEVLAKLLCWLMGTYVVELLKSFFYVTETTFQKNRLFFYRKTIWSQLQSIGIRQHFNSVHLRELSEAEVRRHQEARPTLLTSKLRFLPKPSGLRPIVNMDYVVGARTFRRDKKVRHLTSQVKNLFSVLNYERARRPSLLGASVLGMDDIHRVWRSFVLRVRAQDPVPQLYFVKVDVTGAYDALPQDKLVEVIANVIRPQESTYCVRQYAVVQRTAQGHVRKSFKRHVSTFVDLQPYMRQFVEHLQETSSLRDAVVIEQSSSLNETGHSLFHLFLRLVHNHVIRIGGKSYVQCQGIPQGSILSTLLCSLCYGDMESRLFSGIQRDGTLISGVPEYGCTANLQKTAVNFPVDTGAPGSAAPLQLPAHCLFPWCGLLLDTRTLEVFCDYSSYAQTSIRSSLTFSQGTRPGRNMRRKLLAVMRLKCCAVFLDLQVPRVRAPVSVQPAGEEEPLLFPPCHRGHRVALLLPPESQEHRAVPRGQGRLRPVSFRGRPVALPARLPAQAGSSQRHLQVSSGTAPGSQSTAASAAPEGHPGCPGGSSLPGPARRLQDHLGLMARPPGRPGRAPRGSTSRVGGAS; encoded by the exons ATGCCGCGCGCGCCCAGGTGCAGAGCGGTGCGCGCCCTGCTGCGTGGCCGCTACCGCGAGGTGCTGCCCTTGGCTACCTTCATGCGGCGCCTGGGGCCCCAAGGCCGGCGGCTCGTGCGGCGCGGGGACCCAGCGGCCTTCCGCGCGCTGGTGGCCCAGTGCCTGGTGTGCGTGCCCTGGGACGCGCGGCCGGCCCCCGTCGGCCCGTCCTTCCGCCAG GTGTCCTGCCTCAAGGAGCTGGTGGCCAGGGTGGTGCAGAGGCTCTGCGAACGCGGCGCCAGGAACGTGCTGGCGTTCGGCTTCGCCCTGCTGGACGGGGCCCGCGGCGGGCCGCCAGTGGCCTTCACGACCAGCGTGCGCAGCTACCTGCCCAACACGGTAACCGAGACCCTGCGCGGCAGCGGCGCCTGGGGGCTGCTGCTGCGCCGTGTGGGCGACGATGTGCTCGCCCACCTGCTGACGCGCTGCGCGCTCTACCTTCTGGTGGCCCCGAGTTGCGCCTATCAGGTGTGCGGGCCGCCGCTCTACGACCTCTGTGCACCTGCCGCCACTCGGCCCCTCGCCACCTCCGGCCACCGGCCTGGGACCCGGATGGACCTCAGACCCACGCGCCAGGCCCGAAACGCGGGCGCGAGGCGGCGTCGGGGCGGCGGCGGGAGCAGCCCGCCTCTAGCCAAGAGGCCCAGGCACGACGTGACCCCAGAGCCGGAGCGGGGGCCAGACAGGCCGTCTTCCCGGGCCCCCCCGGGCAGGGCCCACGGGCTGAGTGGCGGCGAACCTGGCGCAGTGACATCTGCCAGGGCCGCCGCGGAGGCCAACTCCGGGGAGGGAGGGCCCCCTGGGACTCGGCTCACCTCCGCAGGCGCACAGCTGTCTCGGCCCCAGGGCGTGCCCCTATCACACCTATCACACCCTGAGACCAAGCACTTCCTCTACTGCCCGGGAGGCAAGGAGCGGCTGCgcccctccttcctgctcagTGCCCTGCAGCCTAGCCTGACAGGGGCCCGGACGCTCCTGGAGGCCATCTTTCTGGGCTCTAAGTCTCCGCGGCCAGGGGCTGCCCGCAGGACTCGCCGCCTGCCCGCGCGCTACTGGCGGATGCGGCCCCTGTTCCGAGAGCTGCTTGCCAACCACGCCCGGTGCCCCTACGACGCGCTCCTCAGGACGCACTGCCCGCTTCGAGCCCCCGCCCCTGCGGAGGGGTCTAGCGACCGGGCCGGCGGGGGGGCGGGCGGCTGCGCCCTGGGGCGGCCCCCGGGAGCCCCCGGAGGCCTGCTCCAGCTTCTGCGGCAGCACAGCAGCCCCTGGCAGGTGTACGCTTTCCTGCGGGCCTGCCTGTGCAGGCTCGTGCCCGCTGGACTCTGGGGCTCCGGGCACAACCGGCGCCGCTTCTTGAGGAACGTGAAGAAGTTCGTCTCCCTGGGGAAGCACGCCAAGCTCTCGCTGCAGGAGCTGACCTGGAAGATGCGGGTGCGGGACTGTGCCTGGCTGCGCGGGAGCCCAG GGGCCCGCTGTGTCCCAGCTGCCGAACACCGCCGCAGAGAGGAGGTCCTGGCCAAGCTCCTGTGCTGGTTGATGGGCACGTACGTGGTTGAGCTGCTCAAGTCCTTTTTCTACGTCACGGAAACCACGTTTCAGAAGAACCGGCTGTTCTTCTACCGGAAGACGATCTGGAGCCAGTTGCAGAGCATAGGAATCAG ACAACACTTCAATAGTGTGCATCTTCGAGAACTGTCAGAAGCAGAGGTCAGGAGACACCAGGAAGCCAGACCCACTCTGCTGACATCCAAACTCCGCTTCCTCCCCAAGCCCAGTGGGCTTCGGCCAATCGTGAACATGGACTACGTTGTGGGAGCCAGAACGTTCCGCAGAGACAAGAAG GTCCGGCACCTCACCTCGCAAGTGAAGAACCTGTTCAGTGTGCTGAACTACGAGCGGGCCCGGCGGCCCAGCCTCCTAGGggcctctgtgctgggcatggacgACATCCACAGGGTCTGGCGTAGCTTCGTGCTGCGCGTGCGGGCTCAGGACCCAGTGCCCCAGCTGTACTTTGTCAAG GTGGACGTGACAGGGGCCTACGATGCCCTCCCTCAGGACAAGCTGGTGGAGGTGATTGCCAACGTGATCAGGCCTCAAGAAAGCACCTACTGCGTGCGCCAGTATGCAGTGGTCCAGAGAACCGCCCAGGGGCACGTCCGCAAGTCCTTCAAAAGACAC GTGTCCACCTTCGTGGACCTCCAGCCTTACATGAGACAGTTCGTGGAGCATCTACAGGAGACAAGCTCCCTGAGGGATGCCGTGGTCATCGAGCAG AGCTCCTCTCTGAACGAGACTGGCCACAGCCTTTTCCACCTCTTCCTGCGCCTGGTACACAACCACGTCATCAGGATCGGGGGCAA GTCCTACGTGCAGTGTCAGGGGATCCCCCAGGGCTCCATCCTGTCCACTCTGCTCTGCAGCCTGTGCTACGGGGACATGGAGAGCAGGCTGTTTTCCGGGATCCAGCGGGACGG GACCCTGATCAGCGGTGTTCCTGAGTATGGCTGCACAGCCAACTTGCAGAAGACAGCAGTGAACTTCCCCGTGGACACCGGCGCCCCGGGCAGTGCGGCCCCCCTCCAGCTGCCCGCCCACTGCCTGTTCCCCTGGTGCGGTTTGCTGCTGGACACGCGGACCCTGGAGGTGTTCTGCGACTACTCCAG TTACGCCCAGACCTCCATTCGCTCGAGCCTGACCTTCAGCCAGGGCACCAGGCCCGGGAGGAACATGCGTCGCAAGCTGCTTGCGGTCATGCGGCTGAAGTGCTGCGCTGTGTTTCTGGATCTGCAG GTTCCACGCGTGCGTGCTCCAGTTTCCGTTCAACCAGCCGGTGAGGAAGAACCCCTCCTTTTTCCTCCGTGTCATCGCGGACACCGCGTCGCGCTGCTACTCCCTCCTGAAAGCCAAGAACACAG ggctgtCCCTAGGGGCCAAGGGCGCCTCCGGCCCGTTTCCTTCCGAGGCCGCCCGGTGGCTCTGCCTGCACGCCTTCCTGCTCAAGCTGGCTCGTCACAGCGGCACCTACAGGTGTCTTCTGGGACCGCTCCGGGCAG CCAAAGCACAGCTGCGTCGGCAGCTCCCGAGGGCCACCCTGGATGCCCTGGAGGCAGCAGCCTCCCCGGGCCTGCCCGCAGACTTCAGGACCATCTTGGACTGATGGCCCGTCCTCCTGGCAGGCCGGGGCGGGCTCCACGTGGCTCCACGTCACGGGTTGGGGGGGCCAGCTGA
- the TERT gene encoding telomerase reverse transcriptase isoform X6 has translation MPRAPRCRAVRALLRGRYREVLPLATFMRRLGPQGRRLVRRGDPAAFRALVAQCLVCVPWDARPAPVGPSFRQVSCLKELVARVVQRLCERGARNVLAFGFALLDGARGGPPVAFTTSVRSYLPNTVTETLRGSGAWGLLLRRVGDDVLAHLLTRCALYLLVAPSCAYQVCGPPLYDLCAPAATRPLATSGHRPGTRMDLRPTRQARNAGARRRRGGGGSSPPLAKRPRHDVTPEPERGPDRPSSRAPPGRAHGLSGGEPGAVTSARAAAEANSGEGGPPGTRLTSAGAQLSRPQGVPLSHLSHPETKHFLYCPGGKERLRPSFLLSALQPSLTGARTLLEAIFLGSKSPRPGAARRTRRLPARYWRMRPLFRELLANHARCPYDALLRTHCPLRAPAPAEGSSDRAGGGAGGCALGRPPGAPGGLLQLLRQHSSPWQVYAFLRACLCRLVPAGLWGSGHNRRRFLRNVKKFVSLGKHAKLSLQELTWKMRVRDCAWLRGSPGARCVPAAEHRRREEVLAKLLCWLMGTYVVELLKSFFYVTETTFQKNRLFFYRKTIWSQLQSIGIRQHFNSVHLRELSEAEVRRHQEARPTLLTSKLRFLPKPSGLRPIVNMDYVVGARTFRRDKKVRHLTSQVKNLFSVLNYERARRPSLLGASVLGMDDIHRVWRSFVLRVRAQDPVPQLYFVKVDVTGAYDALPQDKLVEVIANVIRPQESTYCVRQYAVVQRTAQGHVRKSFKRHVSTFVDLQPYMRQFVEHLQETSSLRDAVVIEQSSSLNETGHSLFHLFLRLVHNHVIRIGGKTLISGVPEYGCTANLQKTAVNFPVDTGAPGSAAPLQLPAHCLFPWCGLLLDTRTLEVFCDYSSYAQTSIRSSLTFSQGTRPGRNMRRKLLAVMRLKCCAVFLDLQVNSIHTVYTNIYKIFLLQAYRFHACVLQFPFNQPVRKNPSFFLRVIADTASRCYSLLKAKNTGLSLGAKGASGPFPSEAARWLCLHAFLLKLARHSGTYRCLLGPLRAAKAQLRRQLPRATLDALEAAASPGLPADFRTILD, from the exons ATGCCGCGCGCGCCCAGGTGCAGAGCGGTGCGCGCCCTGCTGCGTGGCCGCTACCGCGAGGTGCTGCCCTTGGCTACCTTCATGCGGCGCCTGGGGCCCCAAGGCCGGCGGCTCGTGCGGCGCGGGGACCCAGCGGCCTTCCGCGCGCTGGTGGCCCAGTGCCTGGTGTGCGTGCCCTGGGACGCGCGGCCGGCCCCCGTCGGCCCGTCCTTCCGCCAG GTGTCCTGCCTCAAGGAGCTGGTGGCCAGGGTGGTGCAGAGGCTCTGCGAACGCGGCGCCAGGAACGTGCTGGCGTTCGGCTTCGCCCTGCTGGACGGGGCCCGCGGCGGGCCGCCAGTGGCCTTCACGACCAGCGTGCGCAGCTACCTGCCCAACACGGTAACCGAGACCCTGCGCGGCAGCGGCGCCTGGGGGCTGCTGCTGCGCCGTGTGGGCGACGATGTGCTCGCCCACCTGCTGACGCGCTGCGCGCTCTACCTTCTGGTGGCCCCGAGTTGCGCCTATCAGGTGTGCGGGCCGCCGCTCTACGACCTCTGTGCACCTGCCGCCACTCGGCCCCTCGCCACCTCCGGCCACCGGCCTGGGACCCGGATGGACCTCAGACCCACGCGCCAGGCCCGAAACGCGGGCGCGAGGCGGCGTCGGGGCGGCGGCGGGAGCAGCCCGCCTCTAGCCAAGAGGCCCAGGCACGACGTGACCCCAGAGCCGGAGCGGGGGCCAGACAGGCCGTCTTCCCGGGCCCCCCCGGGCAGGGCCCACGGGCTGAGTGGCGGCGAACCTGGCGCAGTGACATCTGCCAGGGCCGCCGCGGAGGCCAACTCCGGGGAGGGAGGGCCCCCTGGGACTCGGCTCACCTCCGCAGGCGCACAGCTGTCTCGGCCCCAGGGCGTGCCCCTATCACACCTATCACACCCTGAGACCAAGCACTTCCTCTACTGCCCGGGAGGCAAGGAGCGGCTGCgcccctccttcctgctcagTGCCCTGCAGCCTAGCCTGACAGGGGCCCGGACGCTCCTGGAGGCCATCTTTCTGGGCTCTAAGTCTCCGCGGCCAGGGGCTGCCCGCAGGACTCGCCGCCTGCCCGCGCGCTACTGGCGGATGCGGCCCCTGTTCCGAGAGCTGCTTGCCAACCACGCCCGGTGCCCCTACGACGCGCTCCTCAGGACGCACTGCCCGCTTCGAGCCCCCGCCCCTGCGGAGGGGTCTAGCGACCGGGCCGGCGGGGGGGCGGGCGGCTGCGCCCTGGGGCGGCCCCCGGGAGCCCCCGGAGGCCTGCTCCAGCTTCTGCGGCAGCACAGCAGCCCCTGGCAGGTGTACGCTTTCCTGCGGGCCTGCCTGTGCAGGCTCGTGCCCGCTGGACTCTGGGGCTCCGGGCACAACCGGCGCCGCTTCTTGAGGAACGTGAAGAAGTTCGTCTCCCTGGGGAAGCACGCCAAGCTCTCGCTGCAGGAGCTGACCTGGAAGATGCGGGTGCGGGACTGTGCCTGGCTGCGCGGGAGCCCAG GGGCCCGCTGTGTCCCAGCTGCCGAACACCGCCGCAGAGAGGAGGTCCTGGCCAAGCTCCTGTGCTGGTTGATGGGCACGTACGTGGTTGAGCTGCTCAAGTCCTTTTTCTACGTCACGGAAACCACGTTTCAGAAGAACCGGCTGTTCTTCTACCGGAAGACGATCTGGAGCCAGTTGCAGAGCATAGGAATCAG ACAACACTTCAATAGTGTGCATCTTCGAGAACTGTCAGAAGCAGAGGTCAGGAGACACCAGGAAGCCAGACCCACTCTGCTGACATCCAAACTCCGCTTCCTCCCCAAGCCCAGTGGGCTTCGGCCAATCGTGAACATGGACTACGTTGTGGGAGCCAGAACGTTCCGCAGAGACAAGAAG GTCCGGCACCTCACCTCGCAAGTGAAGAACCTGTTCAGTGTGCTGAACTACGAGCGGGCCCGGCGGCCCAGCCTCCTAGGggcctctgtgctgggcatggacgACATCCACAGGGTCTGGCGTAGCTTCGTGCTGCGCGTGCGGGCTCAGGACCCAGTGCCCCAGCTGTACTTTGTCAAG GTGGACGTGACAGGGGCCTACGATGCCCTCCCTCAGGACAAGCTGGTGGAGGTGATTGCCAACGTGATCAGGCCTCAAGAAAGCACCTACTGCGTGCGCCAGTATGCAGTGGTCCAGAGAACCGCCCAGGGGCACGTCCGCAAGTCCTTCAAAAGACAC GTGTCCACCTTCGTGGACCTCCAGCCTTACATGAGACAGTTCGTGGAGCATCTACAGGAGACAAGCTCCCTGAGGGATGCCGTGGTCATCGAGCAG AGCTCCTCTCTGAACGAGACTGGCCACAGCCTTTTCCACCTCTTCCTGCGCCTGGTACACAACCACGTCATCAGGATCGGGGGCAA GACCCTGATCAGCGGTGTTCCTGAGTATGGCTGCACAGCCAACTTGCAGAAGACAGCAGTGAACTTCCCCGTGGACACCGGCGCCCCGGGCAGTGCGGCCCCCCTCCAGCTGCCCGCCCACTGCCTGTTCCCCTGGTGCGGTTTGCTGCTGGACACGCGGACCCTGGAGGTGTTCTGCGACTACTCCAG TTACGCCCAGACCTCCATTCGCTCGAGCCTGACCTTCAGCCAGGGCACCAGGCCCGGGAGGAACATGCGTCGCAAGCTGCTTGCGGTCATGCGGCTGAAGTGCTGCGCTGTGTTTCTGGATCTGCAG GTAAACAGCATCCACACGGTTTATACAAACATTTACAAGATTTTCTTGCTGCAGGCCTACAG GTTCCACGCGTGCGTGCTCCAGTTTCCGTTCAACCAGCCGGTGAGGAAGAACCCCTCCTTTTTCCTCCGTGTCATCGCGGACACCGCGTCGCGCTGCTACTCCCTCCTGAAAGCCAAGAACACAG ggctgtCCCTAGGGGCCAAGGGCGCCTCCGGCCCGTTTCCTTCCGAGGCCGCCCGGTGGCTCTGCCTGCACGCCTTCCTGCTCAAGCTGGCTCGTCACAGCGGCACCTACAGGTGTCTTCTGGGACCGCTCCGGGCAG CCAAAGCACAGCTGCGTCGGCAGCTCCCGAGGGCCACCCTGGATGCCCTGGAGGCAGCAGCCTCCCCGGGCCTGCCCGCAGACTTCAGGACCATCTTGGACTGA